The proteins below come from a single Candidatus Omnitrophota bacterium genomic window:
- a CDS encoding nucleotidyl transferase AbiEii/AbiGii toxin family protein — GSPIYDKAVQNIDLLIKVAEHKALFFKDSKARYDLAKPGSLRLMPQNEHIIQLNEDYKQMQEMFFEDSPSFESILEKLKTAEEEINRIK, encoded by the coding sequence TTGGTTCTCCTATTTATGACAAAGCCGTTCAGAATATCGACCTATTGATAAAAGTCGCTGAGCATAAGGCCTTATTTTTTAAAGACAGTAAGGCACGGTATGATTTAGCGAAGCCCGGCAGTCTGCGCTTAATGCCTCAAAATGAGCATATTATTCAGTTAAATGAGGACTACAAGCAAATGCAGGAAATGTTTTTTGAGGACTCGCCGTCTTTTGAAAGTATTTTGGAAAAATTGAAGACGGCCGAAGAAGAGATTAACAGGATTAAATAA
- a CDS encoding metallophosphoesterase, translating to MNYWWTSDYHFSHFNIIRYCKRPFETAEEMNETIIRKHNERVKPEDTVFFLGDFIFKGGKEGGVEKYRQFEKRLNGKFIFIKGNHDRHNSLNTIISKVYIHYGSKDICMTHRAEDADPNVPWNFCGHVHERYKVKRLNENSLIVNLCVEVWNYYPVSFEEISSSVATFLKEEKQG from the coding sequence ATGAATTACTGGTGGACATCAGATTATCATTTTTCACATTTCAATATCATCCGGTATTGCAAGAGGCCATTTGAGACAGCCGAAGAAATGAATGAAACGATTATTCGCAAGCATAACGAAAGGGTTAAGCCCGAGGACACTGTTTTCTTTCTCGGCGACTTCATCTTTAAAGGCGGGAAAGAAGGTGGAGTAGAGAAATACCGTCAGTTCGAAAAGCGGTTGAATGGCAAATTTATTTTCATCAAAGGCAACCATGACCGGCACAATAGCCTCAATACGATTATTTCGAAGGTCTACATTCATTATGGGTCTAAGGATATTTGCATGACGCACCGTGCCGAAGATGCTGATCCCAATGTACCGTGGAATTTCTGCGGCCATGTTCATGAGCGTTACAAGGTAAAGCGGCTGAATGAGAATTCCTTGATCGTGAATCTCTGCGTTGAGGTTTGGAATTATTATCCGGTTTCATTTGAAGAGATCAGCTCTTCTGTCGCCACGTTTTTGAAAGAAGAAAAGCAGGGTTAG